Proteins found in one Seonamhaeicola sp. S2-3 genomic segment:
- the epsC gene encoding serine O-acetyltransferase EpsC, translating into MKSYNVCLKDTVKTFTKRLFYSLFDCEQDEEHSKYLEKTFLKVLKTLEVDNAEQIWATFKTNLPEIRRMLDLDALAFENNDPASYNLQEIYLAYPGFYAISVYRLSHALYKLKVPILPRMMSEFIHGITGIDIHPGATIDESFYIDHGTGIVIGETSVIGKNVKIYQGVTLGGISVAKSLASTKRHPTIEDNVCIYANATILGGDIVIGANSIIGANVWITESVPENSLVTYQTEIKIRPKKNGIK; encoded by the coding sequence ATGAAAAGTTACAATGTTTGTTTAAAAGACACCGTTAAAACATTTACAAAGCGTTTGTTTTATTCATTATTTGATTGTGAGCAAGACGAAGAACATTCAAAATATCTCGAAAAAACTTTTTTGAAAGTACTTAAAACGCTTGAAGTTGATAATGCAGAACAAATATGGGCAACCTTTAAAACTAACCTTCCAGAAATAAGAAGAATGTTAGATTTAGATGCTTTAGCTTTTGAAAACAATGACCCAGCTTCATATAATTTACAAGAAATATATTTGGCTTATCCTGGTTTTTATGCTATTTCAGTTTATAGATTGAGTCATGCTTTATATAAATTAAAAGTGCCTATTCTTCCAAGAATGATGAGTGAATTTATTCATGGTATAACAGGTATAGATATTCACCCAGGCGCTACAATAGATGAGTCTTTCTATATCGATCACGGAACAGGTATTGTAATTGGAGAAACGTCTGTAATAGGTAAAAATGTAAAAATTTATCAAGGTGTTACTTTAGGAGGAATCTCGGTAGCAAAAAGTTTAGCATCAACTAAACGGCATCCTACTATAGAAGATAATGTTTGTATTTATGCCAATGCCACAATATTAGGTGGAGATATTGTAATTGGAGCCAATAGTATCATTGGTGCAAACGTTTGGATAACAGAATCGGTACCCGAAAACTCATTGGTAACGTATCAAACTGAAATAAAAATTAGACCTAAAAAAAATGGCATTAAATAA
- the cysM gene encoding cysteine synthase CysM has product MALNKTVLDFIGNTPLVDASHLVSKKGVKLLLKLEGNNPGGSVKDRPAFNMINEALKRGDIKKGDTLVEATSGNTGIALALIAKLLEVNMVLIMPENSTEERVKTMKAYGAEVILTPSNVGIEGSRDLAFKLRDEKGYTLLNQFENDDNWKAHYKTTGPEIWRDTNGEITHFVSAMGTTGTIMGVSTFLKEKNNNITIVGAQPDDHSRIPGIRKWSPEYVPKFFNKSKVDEVIEVTQDEAKVTTQRIAKEAGVFAGMSSGGSVFCALKVAASINKGVIVAIICDRGDRYLSSDLFE; this is encoded by the coding sequence ATGGCATTAAATAAAACAGTTTTAGATTTTATAGGCAACACGCCGTTGGTAGATGCAAGTCATTTAGTGTCTAAAAAAGGTGTAAAGCTATTGTTGAAATTAGAAGGCAATAACCCAGGAGGAAGTGTAAAAGATCGTCCTGCCTTTAACATGATAAATGAAGCTTTAAAAAGAGGCGACATTAAAAAAGGTGATACTTTAGTTGAAGCTACCAGCGGAAACACAGGAATAGCCCTAGCATTAATTGCCAAATTGTTAGAGGTAAATATGGTACTAATTATGCCTGAAAACTCAACTGAAGAACGTGTAAAGACCATGAAAGCGTATGGTGCTGAAGTTATTTTAACACCTTCTAACGTGGGGATTGAAGGGTCGCGTGATTTAGCTTTTAAATTAAGAGATGAAAAAGGCTATACGCTTTTAAACCAGTTTGAAAATGATGATAACTGGAAAGCACATTACAAAACTACGGGACCAGAAATTTGGAGAGATACCAATGGTGAAATCACTCACTTTGTATCTGCCATGGGAACCACAGGAACCATTATGGGGGTATCTACGTTTTTAAAAGAAAAAAACAACAACATTACCATTGTTGGGGCACAACCCGATGATCATTCTAGAATCCCAGGCATTAGAAAATGGTCTCCAGAATATGTGCCTAAATTTTTTAATAAGAGTAAAGTAGATGAGGTCATTGAGGTCACACAAGATGAAGCCAAAGTAACTACACAACGTATAGCAAAAGAAGCAGGGGTTTTTGCAGGTATGAGTAGTGGAGGCTCTGTGTTTTGTGCTTTAAAAGTTGCAGCTTCTATTAATAAAGGTGTCATTGTTGCTATTATTTGTGATAGAGGAGACCGTTATTTATCATCAGATTTATTTGAATAA
- a CDS encoding homocysteine S-methyltransferase family protein, with protein MSNIYKALKERILVLDGAMGTMLQAYKFTEEDFRGERFKDYPIPLQGNNDLLSITQPEAIKTIHAKYLEAGADIIETNTFSGTTIAMADYQMEDLVYELNYQSAKIAKEVANEFTKKEPHKPRFVAGSMGPTNRTASMSPDVNDPGYRAVTFDELRIAYKQQAEALVDGGADLLLVETVFDTLNAKAALFAIEQVKDERNIDIPVMLSGTITDASGRTLSGQTAEAFLISVSHVPLLSVGFNCALGANLLQPHLEAIANKTEFAVSAHPNAGLPNAFGEYDESPEEMGAQIEEYLKKNLINIIGGCCGTSPEHIKVIAEIAAKYKPRPFAELVSVIQ; from the coding sequence ATGTCAAACATATACAAAGCTTTAAAGGAGCGAATTTTGGTTTTAGATGGCGCCATGGGTACCATGCTACAAGCCTATAAATTCACCGAAGAGGATTTTAGAGGAGAACGCTTTAAAGACTACCCTATTCCATTACAAGGTAATAACGACTTATTGTCTATTACCCAGCCAGAAGCTATAAAAACCATACATGCTAAATACTTAGAAGCTGGAGCCGATATTATTGAAACCAATACCTTTTCTGGTACTACCATTGCTATGGCAGATTATCAAATGGAAGATTTGGTGTATGAACTCAATTATCAGTCGGCAAAAATAGCCAAAGAAGTGGCTAATGAGTTTACTAAAAAAGAACCGCATAAACCGCGTTTCGTAGCTGGTTCTATGGGGCCAACCAACCGTACAGCAAGCATGTCGCCCGATGTAAACGATCCTGGATATAGAGCTGTAACGTTTGACGAATTAAGAATAGCATACAAACAACAAGCCGAAGCGTTGGTTGATGGTGGCGCTGATTTACTGTTGGTTGAAACCGTATTTGATACCTTAAATGCCAAGGCTGCTCTTTTTGCTATAGAGCAAGTTAAAGATGAACGCAATATAGATATTCCGGTAATGCTTAGCGGCACCATTACTGATGCTTCTGGTAGAACATTGTCAGGGCAAACAGCCGAAGCATTTTTAATTTCAGTATCGCATGTACCTTTACTATCAGTAGGTTTTAATTGTGCTTTAGGTGCTAACTTATTGCAACCACATTTAGAAGCTATTGCTAACAAAACAGAGTTTGCAGTTTCGGCTCACCCAAATGCAGGATTACCAAATGCCTTTGGTGAATATGATGAGTCTCCAGAAGAAATGGGGGCTCAAATAGAAGAGTATCTAAAGAAAAATTTAATAAATATAATTGGCGGTTGTTGTGGTACAAGTCCAGAACACATTAAAGTAATTGCAGAAATAGCTGCAAAATATAAACCACGCCCTTTTGCTGAACTTGTCTCAGTAATTCAATAG
- the metH gene encoding methionine synthase encodes MKVKQTKYMKLSGLEPLVLNENSNFINVGERTNVAGSRKFLRLIKEEKFDEALDIARHQVDGGAQIIDINMDDGLIDGKEAMVKFLNLIAAEPDICRVPIMIDSSKWEIIEAGLQVIQGKGVVNSISLKEGEDKFIWEAKQIKRYGAAVIVMAFDEVGQADNYERRIEIAERSYRILVDKVGFPSEDIIFDLNIFPVATGMEEHRRNAIDFIEATRWVRQNLENASVSGGVSNVSFSFRGNNIVREAMHSVFLYYAIQAGMNMGIVNPSMLEVYDDIPKDLLEHVEDVILDRRDDATERLLEFAETVKGSRAEKTVDLSWRENPLQDRITHALVKGIDAFIIEDIEQARQEAAKPIDVIEGHLMIGMNVVGDLFGAGKMFLPQVVKSARVMKKAVAYLNPFIEAEKTEEAEPVGKILMATVKGDVHDIGKNIVSVVLACNNYEIVDLGVMVPPEKIIETAIKERVDAIGLSGLITPSLDEMVYLAKEMQREDFEIPLLIGGATTSKAHTAVKIDTQYKNAVVHVNDASRAVTVVGDLLNKKSSNEYVAKLKKDYDEFRTKFLKRGKQKSYISIEEARKRKYQIDWDKTNIVKPKEMGVQMLKQLSLKDLLPFIDWSPFFRSWDLHGKFPDILKDDLVGEQATILYEEAQTMIQEIVAKQLLKPKAVFGLFEANTVNHDDILVKKKGKEIAVFRTLRQQLKKREGVPNHALADFVAPEDIGKTDYVGAFCVGIFGAQELADSYRAKNDDYSAIMAQAIADRFAEAFAEYLHKQVRTKHWGYAADEDLSNDELIKETYKGIRPAPGYPACPDHLEKKTIWQLLDVENVIGVTLTESLAMWPAAAVSGYYFANPEAKYFGLGKIKDDQLTDYAVRKGISKEVARKWLHANLAD; translated from the coding sequence ATGAAAGTGAAACAAACAAAATACATGAAATTGTCTGGTTTAGAGCCTTTGGTTTTAAATGAAAACAGCAACTTTATAAATGTAGGTGAACGAACAAATGTGGCGGGATCTCGTAAATTCTTGCGTTTAATTAAAGAAGAGAAATTTGATGAAGCGCTAGATATTGCACGTCATCAGGTTGATGGTGGTGCACAAATTATTGATATCAATATGGATGATGGCCTTATTGATGGTAAAGAAGCTATGGTTAAATTTTTAAACCTTATTGCTGCAGAACCTGATATTTGTCGTGTACCAATAATGATAGACAGTTCTAAATGGGAAATTATTGAAGCAGGTTTGCAAGTAATACAGGGCAAAGGCGTGGTGAATTCCATTTCATTAAAAGAAGGTGAAGATAAATTTATCTGGGAAGCTAAACAGATAAAACGCTACGGTGCAGCTGTTATAGTTATGGCTTTTGATGAGGTTGGACAAGCCGATAATTACGAACGAAGAATTGAAATTGCAGAACGTTCTTACCGTATTTTAGTAGATAAGGTTGGCTTTCCTTCTGAAGATATTATTTTCGACTTAAACATCTTTCCTGTGGCAACAGGAATGGAAGAACACAGACGAAATGCTATCGATTTTATTGAAGCCACCCGTTGGGTGCGTCAAAATTTAGAGAATGCTAGTGTGAGTGGTGGTGTAAGTAATGTGTCGTTTTCGTTTAGAGGGAACAACATAGTGCGAGAAGCTATGCATTCCGTATTTTTATATTACGCTATTCAGGCAGGTATGAATATGGGTATTGTTAACCCTTCAATGTTAGAGGTTTATGACGATATTCCAAAAGATTTACTAGAGCATGTAGAAGATGTTATTTTAGACAGACGTGATGACGCTACAGAACGCTTATTAGAATTTGCCGAAACCGTTAAAGGTTCTAGAGCAGAAAAAACAGTAGACTTATCATGGCGAGAAAATCCGTTACAAGACAGAATTACACATGCGCTTGTTAAAGGAATTGATGCTTTTATTATTGAAGATATTGAGCAAGCCAGACAAGAAGCTGCAAAACCAATTGATGTTATTGAGGGGCATTTAATGATTGGTATGAACGTTGTTGGCGATTTATTTGGAGCAGGAAAAATGTTCTTGCCTCAGGTAGTAAAATCGGCACGTGTAATGAAAAAAGCAGTGGCGTATTTAAACCCATTTATTGAAGCCGAAAAAACCGAAGAGGCAGAACCCGTTGGTAAAATATTAATGGCTACTGTAAAGGGTGATGTACACGATATTGGTAAAAATATTGTAAGCGTGGTACTGGCATGTAACAACTACGAAATTGTAGATTTAGGCGTGATGGTACCGCCAGAAAAAATTATAGAAACGGCCATAAAAGAACGTGTTGATGCTATAGGGCTTTCAGGTTTAATTACGCCTTCGTTAGATGAAATGGTGTATTTGGCCAAAGAAATGCAACGCGAGGATTTTGAAATTCCATTGTTAATTGGTGGGGCAACAACCTCAAAAGCTCATACTGCTGTAAAAATAGATACACAGTATAAAAATGCCGTGGTTCATGTAAATGATGCATCGCGTGCGGTTACTGTTGTTGGTGATTTGCTAAACAAAAAATCTTCAAATGAATATGTTGCTAAACTGAAGAAAGATTACGATGAGTTTAGAACCAAGTTTTTAAAACGTGGTAAACAAAAATCATATATTTCTATTGAAGAGGCTAGAAAAAGGAAGTACCAAATAGATTGGGATAAAACAAACATAGTAAAGCCCAAAGAAATGGGTGTGCAAATGCTTAAACAATTAAGTTTAAAAGACCTTTTACCGTTTATAGATTGGAGCCCTTTTTTTAGAAGCTGGGATTTACATGGTAAATTCCCCGATATTTTAAAAGATGACTTGGTTGGTGAACAGGCTACCATTTTATATGAGGAAGCACAAACTATGATTCAAGAAATTGTAGCAAAACAATTACTTAAACCTAAGGCAGTTTTTGGATTGTTTGAAGCTAATACCGTTAACCATGATGATATTTTGGTAAAAAAGAAAGGCAAAGAAATTGCCGTTTTTAGAACCTTGCGTCAGCAATTAAAAAAGCGCGAAGGTGTTCCAAATCATGCCTTAGCAGATTTTGTAGCGCCAGAAGATATTGGAAAAACAGATTATGTTGGTGCTTTTTGTGTAGGTATTTTTGGTGCACAAGAATTAGCCGATAGTTACAGAGCTAAAAACGATGATTATAGTGCTATTATGGCTCAGGCTATTGCTGATAGGTTTGCAGAAGCATTTGCAGAATATTTACATAAACAAGTAAGAACCAAACATTGGGGCTATGCTGCAGATGAAGATTTAAGTAATGATGAACTGATTAAAGAAACCTATAAAGGTATTCGTCCAGCACCAGGTTATCCAGCGTGTCCAGATCACTTAGAGAAAAAAACCATTTGGCAATTGTTAGATGTTGAAAATGTTATTGGTGTAACCTTAACCGAAAGTTTAGCCATGTGGCCCGCAGCAGCTGTATCGGGGTATTATTTTGCTAATCCGGAAGCCAAATATTTTGGATTGGGAAAAATTAAAGACGACCAATTAACCGATTATGCTGTGAGAAAAGGCATAAGCAAAGAGGTGGCTAGAAAATGGTTGCACGCAAATTTGGCTGATTAA
- the metF gene encoding methylenetetrahydrofolate reductase [NAD(P)H] produces the protein MKVTDHIKNANGKTLFSFEVIPPKKGKNIQDLYNNIDPLMEFNPPFIDVTTSREEYVYIDKGNGLLDKRITRMRPGTVGICASIMHKYNVDAIPHLLCGGFTKEETEYVLVDCHYLGIDNVMALRGDSMKDEPYFKPCEGGHAFASELVGQIAKLNRGQYLHDDVEVESNSDFCIGVAGYPEKHMEAPSLQTDLKRLKAKVDAGADYVVTQMFFDNQKYFEFVKKAREIGINVPIIPGIKPIAVKRHLQLLPQVFKIDLPEDLIDAVEACKDNKAVRQVGIEFAIQQSKELLDFGVPVLHYYSMGKSDNIKAVASALF, from the coding sequence ATGAAAGTAACAGACCACATTAAAAATGCGAACGGAAAAACCTTGTTTTCGTTTGAAGTGATACCGCCTAAAAAAGGTAAAAATATTCAGGATTTGTATAATAATATAGATCCGTTAATGGAGTTTAATCCGCCGTTTATTGATGTAACCACCTCACGCGAGGAGTATGTGTATATTGATAAAGGTAATGGTTTATTAGATAAACGTATTACACGTATGCGCCCAGGAACGGTGGGGATTTGTGCTTCTATTATGCATAAGTATAATGTTGATGCTATACCGCATTTGCTTTGTGGTGGCTTTACTAAAGAAGAAACAGAATATGTGTTGGTAGATTGCCATTATTTAGGTATAGATAATGTAATGGCATTGCGTGGAGATTCTATGAAAGATGAACCTTATTTTAAACCCTGTGAAGGCGGACACGCATTTGCTAGCGAGCTTGTAGGGCAAATTGCAAAACTAAACAGAGGGCAATATTTACATGATGATGTAGAGGTGGAAAGTAATTCTGATTTCTGTATTGGAGTAGCTGGTTACCCAGAAAAACACATGGAAGCTCCATCTTTACAAACCGATTTAAAACGCTTAAAAGCCAAGGTAGATGCGGGGGCTGATTATGTTGTTACTCAAATGTTTTTTGACAACCAAAAGTATTTTGAGTTTGTTAAAAAAGCTAGAGAAATAGGCATAAACGTGCCAATTATTCCTGGTATTAAACCTATTGCAGTAAAGCGCCATTTACAACTGTTGCCTCAGGTGTTTAAAATTGATTTACCTGAAGATTTAATTGATGCTGTAGAGGCTTGTAAAGATAATAAGGCAGTGAGACAAGTTGGTATTGAGTTTGCTATTCAGCAGAGTAAAGAACTGTTAGATTTTGGTGTTCCCGTACTGCATTATTACTCCATGGGAAAGAGTGACAATATTAAGGCTGTTGCTTCGGCCTTATTCTAA
- a CDS encoding acyloxyacyl hydrolase, with the protein MKFLLACFFCLICYVTVAQEKQYASYFDVNYFKGNIALHNDDILHLIQGHPEGVILSWNKKTFGFEDWEQRYNYPDYGVSFAYQNLKNEVLGNNYSLYAHYNFYFFKRNLMMRIGQGIAYTTNPYDKEENYRNIAFGSRILSSTYAMLNYKKERIFGRFGLQAGLTFIHYSNANVKAPNTSINSIALNLGLTYNLEDTNPEYQHTLLENDSEFTEPIKYNLVFRSGVNESDIIDSGQFMFYTLSAYADKRINRKSALQLGTDVFFSNFLKEYIKYKAVAFTEEDVSGNEDYKRVGIYAGHELFVNRISLVSQLGYYVYYPFDFEGRTYFRIGLKRYFGDKFFGALTLKSHGAKAEAVEFGVGVRL; encoded by the coding sequence ATGAAGTTTTTGTTAGCCTGTTTTTTTTGCCTTATTTGCTATGTTACTGTAGCTCAAGAAAAGCAGTATGCCTCTTATTTTGATGTGAATTACTTTAAAGGTAATATTGCATTGCATAATGATGATATCCTACATTTAATTCAGGGGCATCCAGAGGGGGTGATTTTAAGTTGGAACAAAAAAACTTTTGGATTTGAAGACTGGGAACAGCGTTATAACTACCCAGATTATGGTGTGTCTTTTGCTTATCAAAATTTAAAGAATGAGGTTTTAGGAAACAACTATTCGTTATATGCTCATTATAATTTTTATTTTTTTAAGAGGAATTTAATGATGCGAATAGGTCAGGGGATAGCGTATACTACAAATCCTTATGATAAAGAAGAAAACTACAGGAATATTGCTTTTGGATCTCGTATTTTGAGTTCTACTTATGCCATGTTAAATTATAAAAAGGAACGTATTTTTGGCAGGTTTGGTTTGCAAGCAGGTTTAACCTTTATTCATTATTCTAACGCTAATGTAAAGGCGCCTAATACCAGTATAAATTCTATAGCCTTAAATTTGGGACTAACATACAATTTAGAAGATACAAATCCAGAGTATCAACATACATTACTAGAAAATGATAGTGAATTTACAGAACCCATTAAATATAACCTAGTTTTTAGAAGTGGGGTTAATGAAAGCGATATTATTGATAGTGGGCAATTTATGTTTTATACTTTGTCGGCTTATGCCGATAAACGCATTAATAGAAAAAGTGCTTTACAATTAGGAACCGATGTGTTTTTTTCTAATTTTTTAAAGGAATATATAAAGTATAAAGCGGTGGCGTTTACAGAAGAAGATGTGTCTGGTAACGAAGATTATAAGCGGGTTGGTATTTATGCAGGCCATGAGCTATTTGTAAATAGAATTAGTCTGGTTTCTCAATTAGGTTATTATGTGTATTATCCGTTTGATTTTGAAGGGCGTACATATTTCCGTATTGGTTTAAAACGTTATTTTGGTGATAAATTTTTTGGTGCATTAACATTAAAATCACATGGAGCAAAAGCCGAAGCAGTTGAATTTGGAGTAGGTGTACGATTATGA
- a CDS encoding head GIN domain-containing protein, with translation MKILKYIFIFLFIVACDNENANDCFQKTGDIIQQEISVEAFSKIFVNRDIELIITEGATQKVVIETGDNLMNDVTVEVVDSQLILTDNNTCNYFRDYGVTKVYVISPNITEIRSSTQYTISSNGVLTYPSLTILSEDYGAPDTITNGEFNLNVNNNSLIIVFNNLSNCYVSGSTTNLNITFAASNSRFEGAHLLAENVTISHRSSNDMIVNPQQSIQGVIRSTGDVISKNQPPVIQVEELYTGRLLFE, from the coding sequence ATGAAAATCTTAAAATACATATTCATTTTTCTTTTTATTGTGGCTTGTGACAATGAAAATGCTAACGATTGTTTTCAAAAAACAGGAGATATTATACAACAAGAAATTTCGGTTGAAGCATTCAGCAAAATATTTGTAAATAGAGATATTGAATTAATTATAACCGAAGGTGCTACCCAAAAAGTAGTGATTGAAACAGGCGATAACTTAATGAATGATGTTACTGTTGAAGTAGTAGATAGCCAATTAATTTTAACCGATAACAATACTTGTAATTATTTTAGAGACTACGGTGTAACCAAAGTGTATGTTATCTCTCCTAACATTACAGAAATTAGAAGTTCTACACAGTATACCATTAGTTCAAATGGCGTGTTAACCTACCCTAGTTTAACAATTTTGTCTGAAGATTATGGCGCCCCAGATACCATTACTAATGGTGAATTTAACTTAAATGTAAATAACAATAGTCTTATCATTGTTTTTAATAATTTGTCTAATTGTTATGTAAGTGGAAGCACTACTAATTTAAATATAACGTTTGCAGCAAGTAATAGCCGTTTTGAAGGAGCACATCTTTTAGCAGAAAACGTTACTATTTCCCACCGAAGTTCTAATGACATGATTGTGAATCCACAACAATCTATTCAAGGAGTAATAAGAAGCACAGGTGATGTGATTTCTAAAAACCAACCACCTGTGATTCAAGTAGAGGAACTCTATACCGGTAGGTTACTTTTTGAATAA
- a CDS encoding acetate/propionate family kinase — translation MQVLVLNSGSSSLKFQLFAMPEETILCSGLIERIGLEEGKFIFKTNKDKIEISTPIANHKIGLELLAKQLLDKDTGIISSANDIDIVGHRVVQGGSLFKKTTEVTPSAKENIKSLFSLGPLHNPANLEGIEVAEAVFPKAKQAVVFDTAFHQTIPEHAYKYAIPNELLTEHKIRLYGFHGTSHKYVSEQAIAYLNKKESKIISIHLGNGCSITAVKDGKSIDHSMGLTPLDGLIMGTRSGDIDPSVIFHLASELNYNLDDINTLLLKKSGMLGLTGFSDLRDIQTEAEKGNKSCQLALQMNAYRIKKYIGSYAAILNGLDAIVFTAGIGENSSLIRQLVCEDLDYLGIELDTEENKVRTGGLHEINSKNSKVKVLVIPTNEELEIAKQSVDLFKK, via the coding sequence ATGCAAGTACTTGTTTTAAACTCAGGAAGTTCCTCTCTAAAATTTCAATTATTCGCAATGCCAGAAGAAACAATTCTTTGCTCTGGTTTAATAGAACGTATTGGTTTAGAAGAAGGAAAATTCATATTCAAAACTAATAAAGATAAAATTGAAATCTCAACTCCTATAGCAAATCACAAAATTGGATTAGAGCTATTAGCAAAACAATTGCTTGATAAAGATACTGGAATTATTTCTTCTGCCAACGACATTGATATTGTGGGACATAGAGTAGTACAAGGTGGCTCACTATTTAAAAAAACAACAGAAGTAACCCCTAGTGCTAAAGAAAATATTAAATCCCTTTTTAGCTTAGGACCTCTACACAACCCAGCCAATTTAGAAGGCATTGAAGTTGCAGAAGCAGTTTTTCCTAAAGCTAAACAAGCTGTTGTTTTTGATACGGCTTTTCATCAAACAATTCCAGAACACGCTTATAAATACGCCATACCTAATGAGCTTTTAACAGAACATAAAATTAGATTATACGGGTTTCATGGCACAAGTCATAAATATGTTTCAGAACAAGCCATTGCTTATCTAAACAAAAAAGAATCTAAAATTATTTCAATTCACTTAGGAAATGGTTGTAGTATAACTGCTGTAAAAGACGGTAAAAGTATAGATCACTCTATGGGATTAACACCTTTAGATGGCTTAATTATGGGTACCAGAAGTGGAGATATTGATCCTTCTGTTATTTTTCATTTAGCTAGTGAATTAAATTACAATCTAGATGATATTAACACACTTCTACTTAAAAAAAGCGGCATGCTAGGTTTAACAGGGTTTAGTGATTTAAGAGATATACAAACCGAAGCTGAAAAAGGAAATAAATCTTGCCAATTAGCATTGCAAATGAATGCTTACCGCATTAAAAAGTATATAGGAAGTTATGCAGCAATATTAAACGGACTAGATGCTATTGTATTTACTGCAGGTATTGGTGAAAACTCAAGTTTAATACGCCAACTAGTTTGTGAAGATTTAGATTATTTAGGAATTGAATTAGATACTGAAGAAAACAAAGTTCGTACAGGTGGTTTACACGAAATTAACTCTAAAAACTCAAAAGTTAAAGTGTTAGTCATTCCTACGAACGAAGAACTAGAAATAGCAAAACAATCGGTAGATTTATTCAAAAAGTAA